The following are encoded together in the Lepidochelys kempii isolate rLepKem1 chromosome 7, rLepKem1.hap2, whole genome shotgun sequence genome:
- the LOC140914550 gene encoding 2'-5'-oligoadenylate synthase 1-like, whose protein sequence is MELYQVPAGSLDAWIAEHLQPSEEFRLQVKDTVRRICDFLKEMCFDDIKVFKTVKGGSAGKGTALKNNSDADLVLFLSCFCSYRDQLENRATVLDTIRQKLNRCQQTIAFSIDVEVSQPKEKGTCPRSLSIIIQSKRRRESIEVDVLPAYDALGQVTPGSKPSPQVYEDLIRTRAKPGEFCTSFTELQRDFVKRRPAKLKNLLRLVKHWYKELSKTTSGLPTKYALELLTIYAWESGTKGAENFSTAEGFRTVMELLCRYQELCVYWTEFYDLQSSVIGPHVKRLLREPCPVILDPADPTGTLGQGKSWDLLAREAAICRDQLCCRNSLGPIRCWDVQPARPMQVTVKQLSGVSLDLGLSPYTTIWEIKEELERAWDISPYTQRLTLQEPGLGNQLLLDDQTLASHGIFYDTTVLMLLTEPQWMEIFVKDHNSRTLLYGVRASDTVLGLKKKIEDRTGVSASQQRLTFNSKELQDDCTLAHYRIRSKSTIYLLLRLRGG, encoded by the exons ATGGAGCTGTACCAGGTGCCCGCCGGCTCGCTGGATGCCTGGATCGCAGAACATCTCCAGCCCAGCGAGGAATTCCGGCTGCAGGTGAAAGACACTGTCCGGAGGATCTGTGATTTTCTGAAGGAGATGTGCTTTGACGACATCAAGGTGTTCAAGACGGTGAAG GGCGGCTCCGCGGGGAAGGGGACAGCCCTGAAGAACAATTCGGATGCAGATCTGGTCCTTTTCctcagctgcttctgcagctacCGGGACCAGCTGGAGAACCGTGCGACTGTGCTTGACACCATCAGGCAGAAGCTGAACCGGTGCCAACAGACCATCGCCTTCAGCATTGACGTGGAGGTTTCCCAGCCGAAGGAGAAGGGCACCTGCCCGCGCTCGCTCTCCATCATCATCCAGTCAAAGAGGAGGCGGGAATCCATCGAGGTGGACGTGCTCCCAGCCTATGATGCCTTAG GGCAGGTGACTCCTGGCAGCAAACCTTCCCCCCAGGTCTACGAGGATCTCATTCGGACCAGAGCCAAGCCCGGTGAGTTCTGCACCTCCTTCACCGAGCTCCAGAGGGACTTTGTGAAGCGTCGCCCGGCCAAGCTCAAGAACCTGCTGCGGCTGGTCAAGCACTGGTACAAAGAG CTTTCCAAGACGACGTCGGGCTTGCCCACCAAGTACGCCCTGGAGCTGCTGACCATCTATGCCTGGGAGAGCGGCACCAAGGGGGCGGAGAACTTCAGCACGGCCGAGGGGTTCCGCACGGTGATGGAGCTGCTGTGCCGGTACCAAGAGCTCTGCGTCTACTGGACCGAGTTCTACGATCTCCAGTCCTCCGTGATAGGGCCCCATGTCAAACGGCTGCTGCGGGAGCCGTG CCCCGTGATCCTGGATCCAGCCGACCCGACGGGAACCTTGGGGCAGGGAAAGAGCTGGGACCTGCTGGCGAGAGAAGCCGCAATCTGCCGGGACCAGCTGTGCTGTAGGAACAGCCTCGGCCCCATCCGCTGCTGGGACGTGCAG CCAGCCAGACCCATGCAGGTGACGGTGAAGCAGCTCTCAGGGGTCAGCCTGGACCTGGGGCTGAGCCCCTACACGACCATCTGGGAGATTAAGGAGGAGCTCGAGCGTGCCTGGGACATCTCTCCCTACACGCAGCGCCTGACCCTGCAGGAGCCTGGCCTGGGaaaccagctgctgctggacGATCAGACCCTGGCATCACACGGCATCTTCTACGACACCACGGTTCTGATGCTCCTGACCGAGCCCCAGTGGATGGAGATCTTCGTGAAGGACCATAACAGCAGAACCCTGCTCTATGGTGTCCGCGCCAGTGACACCGTCCTGGGCCTGAAGAAGAAGATCGAGGATCGCACGGGTGTCTCCGCCAGCCAACAGCGCCTGACGTTCAacagcaaagagctgcaggacGACTGCACGCTCGCCCATTACAGGATCCGGAGCAAGAGCACCATCTACCTGCTTCTGCGCCTCAGGGGTGGGTAA